The Rhododendron vialii isolate Sample 1 chromosome 6a, ASM3025357v1 genome includes a window with the following:
- the LOC131331402 gene encoding protein FLX-like 4 — MAAYFCYNYLECSNLSDLPDKMAGRGQIPLQYEGRSVQAPGMMRHGPFPGSSPAGHRAMEPLPPPERMEAKIAVQVAEIERLAGDNHRLAATHGALRQDLAAAQQEIQRLRAHIKSVQTEGDIQIRVLLEKIAKMEFDIRAGESVKKELQQAHMEAQGLVAARQELTAQIRQATAELDQARADLKKLPEMHAELDSLRQEHQRLRTTFEYEKGLNIDKVQQMQAMEKNLVGMAREVEKLRAEVLNAEKRAHVPIPYGGPYVHLDSIYPPMHGGGAYAETYGGLHGQKGLGAGVEGISPYGGGVGVGGAPLPTSGGAPMWGGAYDAPLPRR; from the exons ATGGCAGCCTACTTCTGCTATAATTACTTGGAATGCTCTAATTTGAGTGACTTACCGGACAAAATGGCTGGAAGAGGTCAAATACCATTGCAATATGAAGGACGATCTGTCCAAGCTCCAGGAATGATGCGGCATGGTCCATTCCCAGGGTCAAGTCCTGCTGGTCACCGCGCCATGGAGCCACTTCCTCCTCCTGAGCGTATGGAGGCCAAAATTGCTGTCCAGGTGGCAGAAATAGAGCGACTTGCTGGGGATAACCATAGACTGGCTGCCACTCATGGGGCCTTGAGGCAGGATCTTGCTGCTGCTCAGCAGGAAATACAACGACTTAGAGCACACATAAAAAGCGTCCAAACAGAGGGCGATATACAGATTCGTGTGTTGCTGGAGAAGATTGCAAAAATGGAATTTGATATCAGAGCTGGGGAGAGTGTTAAGAAGGAGCTACAGCAGGCACACATGGAGGCTCAGGGTTTGGTGGCAGCTAGGCAAGAGCTGACTGCCCAAATTCGACAGGCCACTGCGGAATTGGACCAAGCCCGTGCTGATCTTAAAAAGCTACCAGAGATGCATGCTGAACTTGATTCTTTAAGGCAAGAACATCAGAGATTACG GACAACTTTCGAGTATGAGAAAGGCTTGAACATAGACAAAGTTCAGCAAATGCAAGCCATGGAGAAAAACCTGGTCGGCATGGCACGAGAAGTGGAAAAGTTGCGTGCTGAGGTGTTAAATGCAGAGAAGAGAGCACATG TGCCAATCCCTTATGGTGGCCCCTATGTGCATCTAGATTCTATATATCCACCTATGCATGGTGGGGGTGCTTATGCTGAGACTTATGGAGGACTCCATGGTCAGAAGGGTCTTGGAGCTGGAGTGGAGGGAATTAGTCCATACGGAGGTGGTGTAGGTGTTGGCGGTGCACCTCTGCCTACTAGTGGTGGAGCTCCCATGTGGGGAGGAGCATATGACGCCCCGCTCCCTCGGAGGTGA
- the LOC131331401 gene encoding GEM-like protein 1: protein MNQNKAPADQPNYPPPQSDHHHSDYAPYPKLDPNDVAPPAENWTSVPVDSQPPPPPPHPPVAEHPRASSPPQGPAPISGESATSMPPESNPYVSPSPAPTSSVKNKVDSVKDVLGKWGKKAAEATKKAEDLAGNMWQHLKTGPSFADAAVGRIAQGTKVLAEGGYEKVFRQTFETVPEEKLVNPYACYLSTSAGPVMGILYLSTAKLAFCSDNPLSYKVGDETQWSFYKVVIPLHQLKAVNPSTSKVNPSEKYIQIISVDNHEFWFLGFVNYDSAVKKLKSVLE, encoded by the exons ATGAACCAGAATAAAGCCCCAGCCGATCAACCAAACTATCCACCGCCACAATCCGACCACCACCACTCCGACTACGCCCCCTACCCGAAGCTCGACCCCAACGACGTCGCTCCCCCCGCCGAGAACTGGACCTCCGTCCCGGTTGACTCCCAaccccctccccctcctcctcatCCGCCAGTCGCCGAACATCCGAGGGCTTCGTCTCCTCCCCAGGGGCCCGCTCCGATCTCCGGCGAATCAGCCACCTCCATGCCGCCGGAGTCCAACCCTTACGTTTCTCCCTCGCCAGCGCCGACGTCTTCCGTCAAGA ATAAGGTGGATTCGGTGAAGGATGTGTTGGGGAAGTGGGGGAAGAAGGCGGCCGAAGCGACGAAAAAGGCCGAGGATCTTGCTGGGAATATGTGGCAGCACT TGAAAACAGGGCCCAGTTTTGCTGATGCAGCTGTTGGAAGAATTGCCCAGGGAACAAAAGTTCTTGCAGAAGGTGGTTATGAGAAGGTCTTCCGACAAACATTTGAGACTGTTCCAGAGGAGAAACTCGTGAATCCATATGCATGCTACCTATCCACCTCTGCAGGTCCAGTTATGGGAATCTTATATTTGTCTACGGCGAAGCTAGCATTTTGTAGCGACAATCCTCTTTCCTACAAAGTTGGTGACGAGACTCAATGGAGCTTCTATAAG GTGGTTATCCCGTTACATCAGCTTAAAGCAGTTAATCCTTCGACAAGCAAAGTCAACCCTTCTGAGAAATACATTCAGATCATCTCTGTTGACAATCACGAGTTCTGGTTCTTGGGCTTTGTAAACTACGACAGTGCTGTCAAAAAACTCAAAAGCGTGCTGGAGT